The Francisella salimarina genome has a segment encoding these proteins:
- a CDS encoding cyanophycinase — MKKVISLMSLIVLSINCSQAIDKKIFLVGGNLDDTYPAIYDDMANSIGFQLHREVSCGSWNTTKCPKVAVVTSAADNTNAAESIVYPYYKKIFEDNGFVTAHINAQIDNYKTNTDINTEQGGYNAKIIEQADIIFFNGGNQTYHSRTWLKDDGSYNSLMNVLAQRYDEGALIVGTSAGMAVMGNMTFGGVDDSAKDSFGILYFNQSQGLAQKQVKDGELDGTSFADQRTNSNPQLVEIQHQENGGKMFGLNMLPYEVITDTHFGDRGRLGRLISAMRDTNKHIGLGVDQDNTALLISMTNNNHFKVSAFGKNGVYMVSTFDAAFEDSKSFTSAKNIRLDYLSDGDDAVFINNDISIIPSKNKKRIIVNIKDNIYSDDILSSYGVFDIISSLVKSNLKSAIGSTKIPKEYPVNTPVFEFLFTKAAKKSYCIMSNNSCLNNLDGYTIVNMRMDLIPRFN; from the coding sequence ATGAAAAAAGTAATATCTTTGATGTCATTAATCGTTTTGTCGATTAATTGCTCACAAGCTATAGATAAAAAAATCTTTCTAGTTGGTGGAAATCTCGATGACACATATCCTGCGATATACGATGATATGGCAAACTCAATAGGGTTTCAGTTACATAGAGAAGTATCTTGTGGTAGCTGGAATACAACAAAATGCCCTAAAGTAGCGGTTGTAACATCAGCTGCGGATAATACAAATGCAGCAGAAAGTATAGTATACCCATACTATAAAAAAATATTTGAAGACAATGGCTTTGTGACAGCACATATCAACGCACAGATTGATAATTATAAAACTAACACAGACATTAATACCGAACAAGGTGGGTATAATGCCAAAATCATAGAGCAGGCAGATATTATATTTTTTAATGGTGGTAATCAGACATATCATTCAAGAACATGGTTAAAAGATGATGGATCATATAATTCATTAATGAATGTTTTAGCTCAACGTTATGATGAAGGCGCTTTAATTGTTGGAACATCTGCTGGTATGGCAGTTATGGGGAATATGACTTTTGGTGGAGTCGATGATTCTGCAAAAGATTCTTTTGGTATTTTATATTTTAATCAAAGTCAGGGTCTTGCACAGAAACAAGTAAAAGATGGTGAATTAGATGGTACCAGTTTTGCAGACCAAAGGACTAACTCAAATCCTCAATTAGTTGAAATACAGCATCAGGAAAATGGCGGTAAAATGTTTGGTTTGAATATGTTGCCTTATGAAGTTATTACTGATACTCATTTTGGAGATAGGGGGCGTCTTGGTAGACTTATATCAGCTATGAGAGATACTAATAAGCATATAGGTTTAGGAGTTGATCAAGATAATACAGCTTTATTGATATCTATGACAAATAATAATCATTTTAAGGTATCTGCTTTTGGAAAAAACGGTGTCTATATGGTTTCAACTTTTGATGCTGCTTTTGAAGATTCTAAAAGCTTTACTTCTGCAAAAAATATTAGATTAGATTATTTAAGTGATGGAGATGATGCGGTTTTTATTAATAATGACATAAGCATTATTCCTTCAAAAAATAAAAAAAGGATAATAGTTAATATTAAAGATAATATTTATTCTGATGATATATTATCCTCGTACGGAGTATTTGATATTATTTCATCACTGGTTAAATCAAATCTTAAGTCAGCTATAGGCAGCACTAAAATACCTAAAGAATATCCGGTTAATACACCAGTGTTTGAATTTTTATTTACGAAAGCAGCAAAAAAGTCATATTGTATTATGAGTAATAATAGTTGTTTAAATAATCTAGATGGTTATACTATTGTGAATATGCGCATGGATCTAATACCTAGATTTAATTAA